In Haloarcula salinisoli, one genomic interval encodes:
- a CDS encoding DUF7289 family protein: protein MSERAVSEVVSYVLVFALVVSAVGIVSVSGLSTLQETRNDEQMANAQKAFSVLSDNVADVHRRDAPSRATEISLGQARLATGSNVTMRVSVRNSTDTVLDRSWKIRPLVYTGDEGRNLVYEAGAVFRTSNGGGLRISDPPFVVTEDRVLISVVGLNRPDRQVYSGSTVLIRTKKEDTSVAYDGTAEDVTVELQNTAQPGLWRDYFESVGFDCQASGVECTVPDSGNIDQTYVVYHDIEVDIES, encoded by the coding sequence ATGTCTGAGCGCGCTGTCAGCGAGGTGGTCAGCTACGTGCTGGTGTTCGCGCTCGTCGTCTCCGCCGTTGGTATCGTCTCCGTGAGCGGGCTGAGCACGCTCCAGGAGACGCGCAACGACGAGCAGATGGCGAACGCACAGAAGGCCTTCAGCGTGCTGTCGGACAACGTCGCCGACGTCCACCGGCGCGACGCGCCCAGCCGCGCCACGGAGATCAGCCTCGGGCAGGCGAGGCTGGCAACGGGTAGTAACGTCACGATGCGCGTCTCGGTGCGCAACTCGACCGACACAGTGCTGGACCGGTCGTGGAAGATACGCCCCCTCGTCTACACCGGTGACGAGGGCAGAAACCTCGTCTACGAAGCGGGGGCAGTGTTTCGCACCTCCAACGGCGGCGGGCTCCGAATCTCCGACCCGCCGTTCGTCGTCACCGAGGACCGCGTCCTCATCTCTGTGGTCGGTCTCAACCGGCCCGACCGCCAGGTCTACAGCGGGTCGACGGTGCTCATCCGCACGAAGAAGGAGGACACGTCGGTAGCGTACGACGGCACGGCTGAGGACGTCACCGTCGAGCTGCAAAACACCGCCCAGCCAGGGCTCTGGCGGGATTACTTCGAGTCTGTTGGCTTCGACTGTCAGGCGTCCGGGGTCGAGTGTACCGTGCCCGACTCTGGGAACATCGACCAGACGTACGTGGTCTACCACGACATCGAGGTCGACATCGAGTCCTGA
- a CDS encoding DUF7266 family protein: protein MSDVRAVSTTLSYVLALAIATLLITGLITAGGTYVDSQREQVIRDELRVVGQQIAADVERSDRLVRAADSDDPTITLNRTLSNRVTGASYELTLVPSDQTLVVNTTRPDVTVRIGLTVETPLGATSARGGDIQIRYDQGADHLEVRNV from the coding sequence ATGTCTGACGTGCGTGCGGTCTCGACGACGCTGAGCTACGTGCTGGCCCTGGCTATCGCGACGCTGCTCATCACCGGGCTGATTACCGCCGGTGGGACTTACGTCGACAGCCAGCGCGAGCAGGTCATCAGAGACGAACTCAGGGTCGTCGGCCAGCAAATCGCCGCTGACGTCGAACGCTCGGACCGGCTGGTCAGGGCCGCTGACTCGGACGACCCGACAATCACCCTGAACCGGACCCTCTCGAACAGGGTGACCGGCGCGAGCTACGAACTCACGCTGGTGCCAAGCGACCAGACGCTCGTGGTGAACACAACTCGGCCCGACGTGACGGTCCGAATCGGTCTCACAGTCGAGACCCCACTCGGCGCGACCTCAGCAAGGGGTGGTGACATCCAGATTCGGTACGATCAAGGGGCCGACCATCTGGAGGTGCGCAATGTCTGA